The window CAAGATATGCAATCTCTCTCTAACTCTAACTCGGTGACTAAACAGATGCAGAAGCGCAGTGGCaaggagacaagggagaCGACCGGCTGTGGTCAACAAATCCGAAACGAGATACTCGGATATGGTAGCGAGATGCACTGGATGTTTTGCTACGCAACTCTAGTCACGCTCCCCTCTATATTAGATTCTGTTTTCCTGTTCAGCTATTGCCTTTTTCCCTGTTGCCTAACGGACCCCAGGCCTTTCATGGGTCTTCGGGTGCTAGGAGTCTCGATCGAATTCCTTCGCAATTTGAACAATACGAACGGACCCtgtgttcttcctcgtccttgcCTGTTCTCCTCCACGTCGGTTATGCGTTCTGGTGCTTGTCATCCTTCGTTTCCCGTAGTGGAACTACTTTGACACATCCACTGACAATTGCCTCGCGGGTCACCGCCCCAGAAACGTACATCATTTCTGCCGCCTCCAGTCCCGCTTTGAGGACCCGAGCAGGCCACGCccgctgcgcatgcatttcaAATGCGAACGGCGCGTCGCTTGGATCTCCAACACGCCGCCTCAGGGAGGCGTTGCTCCAATTGCAGCCATTTCGTGGCAAAATCCACCACTCGCGTGTTGCATGCCTTCCATCTTGACATGCGACTGCCCATCCAGTGACCAGTTTTCTTTTTGTTGCTGCCTGGGAGAATCGCTGAGATCCGGCCACCTCTCTAGGCGCTAGCTCGTGTAATTCGAGGACGGGCGTGGAGATAGGTCAAGACACGTCTTTAGACATTGAGCTCTATGTAGGAGAAAAACCTTCCCCAAAGCGAAGGACTCCGAAAACAGCTTTTTTCTTGTATTTCTCAGAATGGTCAGCAAAGTTTCTGGAGCCTTCTGCGCAATGAAGGGCCCGGCGATTGTTGTCGGCCTGCTGTGTCTGTCAGGCAGTTTACTGCTATCGAACGCGAACAGCACCGATGCCACGTGCTCAGAGAGCAAAACACTGGCTTCTGTGGCTCTCACGAAAGAAAGCAGCCCAATCAAAATCAAATGCCCAGACGGATCTGACGTGTTTCCAGCAGTTACAGACAAGTCCAACAACTCTTACTGTACAGACTCGTCGTGCGCCCAACAGGCGCCTCTGGACCCGGCATTTTCTATCCAGGCAGATGCCGCCGCATCAGGGGCGGTGGGGGGAGTAGGCGTATCACTCCAATCAGCCAAAGCAAACGCAAAAAGCTACACGCTTACCATGCATCAATCGAGCCAAAATTCATCTACCCTGTATTTCCAGTGCCGGACGCCAGGCGAATCAAAGGCACGATCTCGCGAGGAGTTTCTGAAAAAAAGAGTAGAAGAGTCACAAGCCACAGAGACCAAGTGCACTATTCAAGTCGCGGCTTACGGTTcagaagctgctgctgctgcagagacagaaagtgAGCTTCAAGACCCACAGCAACAAAGATCGTGACACAGTTGTCAGCGTACACCTGAATCAGTCTGCGTTCGATCGTGCGGATCAACAGGCTCCTGCATTCGGCGCTGAACTCTGTTTTCCGAGGCGTTCCATTCGTTCCACGTTCCGTCGAGGCACCATCTCGTGCATCCAGGAAGCCGTATTCaactctctcgcgcgttctcgtGTTGTCTTCTTGATGCACCTGGTTCGTCGGGAAAACGTATCACATAGTTTTTCCTGAAATTTGATACGTCTCCTAtctgcttgtctttcttttgttttctcaGAGGAGTGTAACCTGGGAGGCAAGCTGTCGGTGAGCCTCAACCCCAAGTCGCAGTCATTCACGTTCCACTGCGCAGAGGGCTCGAGCTTGCAGCCCGTTAACTTTGAGAATGCTTTTGCAGGGAACCAATGCGCCGACCAAAAGGCTCTGACCGAATTTGGACTGgttgcttctctcttggAAGGGAAATCTGCCGCTTCAGGTACCCCGGCTCCCCCCGCCTCTACAGGCGCTTTGCCTGCCTACACGTTCACTGTCTCGAAGTTTCCGGCAGAAAATACGCCTGTGTTGCTGTGCTACAAATGTGAAAAAACGGCCGCTGTCAGCGAACATGTTGACGAAACTCCCAGTGAATGCACAGCGCTCATCGAGGTCTCAGGAGAATCTGCAACAGGCGATGGACAAGAGGATAATCAAGATCCGTCTGAACTAGGAACCTCGAGCGGGGCAGCGAAGCATGCAGCGGATACACTGCTTATTGCTTTGGTgactctccttttttcggcTCTCGCCGTGGACGCTTCTGTATAAGAGGAGCTGGACCATTTCGGTCACTGTTCCTCCTCAAACACGTTCTTGGTCTTCTCGAGTGTGCATCGATGTGCGTCAgctggaagaaaaaaaggcatCTTCCCGACGTCGTGTGGAGCAAGGTTTGGTTGCTACAAATGGTTGGATCTCGATGCAGGACATGCAGGACACATGAGAAATGGGTTCGATTTCTCGGCAGCTCGCCAGTGTGACATCTCGGCTCAACGTGGCATCCCCAGTGTACGTGCAGGGTCCGACTGTTCactgttcctctctgccttcgtcttTTGAGAAGGAAACGATGTAACGGGGGCCGGCGCTCGAACATGCAGTGGAATGCGCGCTGCCGTTCTTGCCAGACGAGCCAAAATACTGGAGAAGTGCAGGGAGGCAAAGCCTTTCCGCTGGTGAATCTGTTCTGTGATAATGCGCAGCTGACGTTCCTGGCTATGTGCGATCGCAAATTCACGCGAAAACTGTCTTCCAACCATGCAGGTGGAGTGCTCATCCGGAAATGCGTTCTTTGCCAAAATCGTACTCTCTGTACACAAGATGGCCCCAATACTTGGTATGGCCGTATTGCGTGGGTCCGCGTCAAAAATTTTGAGATATTTTGGTTACCCGCTGCCTTCAAACTGATGCTGAAGGACAGCAGTCTGAGGTCTTCTCACAAACCACCGTATTCCACGGAGCTCCGTTACCTCGGCTACAAACAGCTTGTTCGACGGGGTCCGCGCAGTCGCACTGTTGGAAGCCTCTTACTTCCCTTAGGATTTTTGGAGTTCGGCTATTGAGTGTCGGAACCGACGCTGTGGCTGCTTAGGCTCCGATCGCCCAAATGCAGCGCTGAAGTATTCCGGCAAGCACTGGAACCTCAAGAAAAATATCGATCGCTTGCGTCCCAATGGTAGACACGAAAACTCATCGGTTCCGGAAAACACACTGCATCTCGGGTGTCCTCAATTACGTGGCACTACCCACCTGGAGTTGCTCCAGTAAATTCCCTTCCTAGACGCGGTCGCTTGTTTGATGTGCTCAGGCGGCGCGTGGAAATCGAATCCACGTCCCGCACTCGACGACACGGCCTACCGCTAACCCTAGACGGAGGATGCATGCATTGCTTCCTGTACATGTggcccttttcttctgtttaGAAAGTTAGATGCCTTTGCATTCACAGTCTTGTGGATCCGTGCGCCCGAGTCCGATCTTGCGTTCTTCTGTTTAGAAAGTTAGATGCCTTTGCATTCACAGTCTTGTGGATCCGTGCGCCCGAGTCCGATCTTGCGACACACGGGCGATAGAACCCTCCATACAGGAGCTGTAGCCGGGTTGTAAGTTCAGAGTagcagacaaaaaagagTTTGCGACAAGCACGTTTACCGGTTTTTTTGCCAAGATACACTGGCAACTTATATCTGGATGTCTGACAGTGAGAAAAACAATGGTGGCGAAGACACGACTGGagttgtgtctctcgcccaGTGTGCTGCAAGGGCGCACATGTGAAGCGTTGGGAACTGTCTCCTTACCTGCCGTCTCCTACTCTGGACAAAATGCAAATCGGAATCTACAGAATATTCCTGTGGCGGCGGCAGCGTCCGTTCTTATACGAAAAAGTATCTGTGACCCGTTTCGCCCGAAGTGTCGAGCCTCGTAGCTCCTACAAGAGTCCACGCCGCCACGGCAGCGTCCCACCTCCAAAACAACATCTTACAACTGGTTTCTTAGTTGCAATGACCTTTGTAATCCAAATAATTGCATGTATCACTCTAGCACGTAGATATATACTTCAGAAGCCTCTTGTTCATTTGCTAGCGTTTTCTCCCAAATGGATTTGGGCGAAGCAACACGAGCCCCAGTCTCGGAACGAGTCTGGTTCACAATGCCGAGTTGGGAGCAGTTTGTCTGAGGCTCCACACTAAATTCGAAGACGGCTACCTGCCACGGGAAAAGTGGATTTTCCCGCTCTTTTAGGTCTGTGCCACGTGGATAAGAAATCCCCAGTTGGGCACGAGGAAAGACATTTCTCGGAAAAACGAGAGTCAAAGCACCACAGAACCGCGGACAGCAAACAATAACCTTCCGTCGGCAAAGCGTAATTAAAGCCTTCACAAGACCAGACTCGTGCAAGGCATGGGGGATCAGAGAGCACCGTCAGGTTTGCCggcaccccccccccccctccccgaAAAAAGAACACCTGTTGCTGTGTGAGGAGGGAACAGGCAGCggaatgcatgcgcatatCCAGAAGGAAAGATGCGGCCGAATGCGcggttttttcgcgtctAGGCATatcgtcgctcttcccttctgtgCCAggccagaaagagagagagcatgGATGGCACAGCGACAAGGCGATAGCCCAGGAGACACTACAGAGAAGGAAATAAAGGGACTGGAGAGCGGAAgggacaaagagacaaacgTGAGAGACCGGAGGTACATCGTGGGAGCCAATTGAACAAGACGCTCCTC is drawn from Neospora caninum Liverpool complete genome, chromosome X and contains these coding sequences:
- a CDS encoding SRS domain-containing protein; the encoded protein is MVSKVSGAFCAMKGPAIVVGLLCLSGSLLLSNANSTDATCSESKTLASVALTKESSPIKIKCPDGSDVFPAVTDKSNNSYCTDSSCAQQAPLDPAFSIQADAAASGAVGGVGVSLQSAKANAKSYTLTMHQSSQNSSTLYFQCRTPGESKARSREEFLKKRVEESQATETKCTIQVAAYGSEAAAAAETEKECNLGGKLSVSLNPKSQSFTFHCAEGSSLQPVNFENAFAGNQCADQKALTEFGLVASLLEGKSAASGTPAPPASTGALPAYTFTVSKFPAENTPVLLCYKCEKTAAVSEHVDETPSECTALIEVSGESATGDGQEDNQDPSELGTSSGAAKHAADTLLIALVTLLFSALAVDASV